A genomic stretch from Methanobrevibacter sp. V74 includes:
- a CDS encoding phospho-N-acetylmuramoyl-pentapeptide-transferase: MNNTDMLILFLITLCATIFFTWYVKRILLKARIADNPIVSEHRHKSGTPTMGGIAFLFTISLIIALYYQNTPILIVSFIMLAGGIVGLVDDLIGLKVKEIQKIVVNTSNEVITLGRLDVEPNEEVRVATPKAKAEVDDLLKSGKVEVIGEVPIKTEPEESEKILCQIVLGLFLGLTGVVTTLGGFELGIFAIPVVVIAVLGSINSVNLIDGMDGLAAGIVGIASIACCVYGYLFGPATIIPLFLIIAGLCLGFLVFNKHPASIFMGDVGSFVLGTGYAAAVLVCDIPYFGVLALGVPVISVVVSLLHRAHIIKLPVEPLHHTLNHYGMSEVKIVSSYLGFTVLLCILGILLKMYLF; this comes from the coding sequence ATGAATAATACAGATATGTTAATTCTTTTTTTAATAACTTTGTGTGCCACAATATTCTTTACTTGGTATGTTAAAAGGATATTGTTGAAAGCAAGGATAGCAGATAATCCTATAGTTAGTGAACATAGACATAAAAGTGGTACTCCTACAATGGGAGGTATAGCATTTTTATTCACAATTTCTCTAATAATTGCACTTTATTATCAAAATACACCAATATTAATAGTATCATTCATCATGCTCGCTGGAGGAATTGTTGGTTTAGTCGATGACTTAATAGGTTTAAAAGTTAAAGAAATTCAAAAGATTGTTGTCAATACGTCTAATGAGGTTATAACTTTAGGAAGATTGGATGTCGAACCTAATGAAGAAGTTCGTGTTGCAACTCCTAAAGCAAAAGCCGAAGTTGATGATTTGCTTAAATCAGGTAAAGTTGAGGTAATTGGTGAAGTTCCAATTAAAACAGAACCTGAAGAATCAGAAAAAATCCTCTGTCAAATTGTTTTAGGATTATTTTTAGGACTAACTGGTGTCGTAACTACATTGGGTGGTTTTGAATTAGGTATATTTGCTATTCCTGTCGTGGTTATTGCAGTTTTAGGATCTATCAATTCTGTTAATCTGATTGATGGTATGGACGGTCTTGCCGCAGGTATTGTTGGAATTGCATCAATTGCATGTTGTGTTTATGGTTATTTATTTGGACCGGCTACAATCATACCTCTGTTTTTAATAATTGCAGGGTTATGTTTAGGATTTTTAGTATTTAACAAACATCCTGCATCAATATTCATGGGGGATGTTGGATCATTTGTGTTAGGTACTGGCTATGCCGCGGCTGTTTTAGTATGTGATATACCGTACTTCGGTGTTCTTGCATTAGGCGTGCCGGTTATTTCAGTTGTAGTTAGTTTGCTGCACAGAGCACATATTATTAAATTACCAGTTGAGCCTCTTCATCATACTTTAAACCATTACGGTATGTCTGAGGTAAAAATTGTATCAAGTTATTTAGGTTTTACAGTATTATTATGTATCTTAGGTATTCTTTTAAAGATGTACTTATTCTAA
- a CDS encoding ATP-grasp domain-containing protein, with protein MKVLFIGSRLYDDLDWYVKSKDIESILTESNEEAINLDLPNQVFIVPRGMDGPKQVALMHKVDAIVPLIGIDPPLIDIAHMKEEVEAEYGIPVVAAGVRAVELTSDKIKTKRFYEEIDVATPNYQILHSPDELALEFPVVLKQGEGQGGKDIKVAKYIDEVEGYFNEFDEALCEEFIEGAEISVEVLGFNGEFVALPPIYKGETTLEGTHPLNKIKSGPCMVEGLDNNLVQHTAYKIARNLDSDGIFEMDFMYSRKNNQLYAIEVNTRPNGTRYLTTATCGVNSLCELVNMAIGEFSLANISNKLQYYYSAEIPVGNYQGPKPNEPIKSFEHNDFVVHGPEGYQRVTARANSKEELDELVDKLT; from the coding sequence ATGAAAGTATTATTTATTGGTTCAAGATTATATGACGATTTAGATTGGTATGTTAAGTCTAAGGATATTGAAAGTATATTAACAGAATCAAATGAGGAAGCTATCAACCTTGATTTGCCTAATCAGGTGTTTATTGTTCCTCGGGGGATGGATGGTCCAAAACAAGTTGCATTAATGCACAAAGTAGATGCTATTGTGCCATTAATTGGAATAGATCCTCCTTTAATTGATATTGCTCATATGAAAGAAGAAGTTGAAGCGGAATATGGAATACCGGTTGTTGCAGCGGGTGTGCGTGCAGTCGAGTTAACTTCTGATAAAATCAAAACAAAAAGATTCTATGAAGAAATTGATGTTGCAACTCCAAATTATCAAATATTGCACAGTCCTGATGAATTGGCCCTTGAATTTCCAGTCGTTTTAAAACAGGGTGAAGGACAGGGTGGAAAAGATATTAAAGTAGCTAAATACATCGATGAGGTGGAGGGATATTTCAACGAATTTGATGAAGCTTTATGCGAAGAATTCATTGAAGGAGCGGAAATATCTGTTGAAGTATTGGGGTTCAATGGTGAATTTGTAGCTTTGCCGCCAATTTATAAAGGTGAAACTACATTAGAAGGAACTCATCCATTAAATAAAATTAAATCTGGCCCTTGCATGGTGGAAGGATTGGATAATAATCTAGTTCAACATACGGCTTATAAAATAGCTAGAAATTTAGATTCAGATGGGATATTTGAAATGGATTTCATGTATTCAAGGAAAAATAATCAATTGTATGCCATTGAAGTAAATACTCGTCCAAATGGAACTAGATATTTAACAACAGCTACTTGTGGCGTAAACTCATTGTGCGAACTTGTAAATATGGCTATTGGTGAGTTTAGCTTGGCTAATATTTCGAATAAACTCCAATATTATTATTCAGCTGAAATTCCGGTAGGTAATTATCAGGGTCCCAAACCTAATGAACCTATAAAATCTTTTGAACATAATGATTTTGTTGTACATGGTCCGGAAGGATATCAGAGAGTTACTGCAAGAGCTAATTCAAAAGAAGAACTTGATGAATTAGTTGATAAATTGACTTAA
- the hycI gene encoding hydrogenase maturation peptidase HycI codes for MSFESQLDNFLSDCGKLIVLGVGNELKSDDGIGPFIIRKLKEENIENENLFFIDGETVPENFTGKIRKENPTHLIIVDACLMDSHPGDMQIVDKDNFASIGISTHSMSLSFFVRYLERDTEFKIIFVGIEPETMDWGENPTFEVRKAAEEFIEILKGIIL; via the coding sequence ATGAGCTTTGAATCTCAATTAGATAATTTTTTATCTGATTGTGGAAAATTAATTGTGTTAGGTGTAGGTAATGAGCTTAAAAGTGACGACGGCATAGGCCCATTTATTATAAGGAAGCTTAAAGAAGAAAACATCGAAAATGAAAACCTGTTTTTCATTGATGGCGAAACCGTACCTGAAAACTTCACAGGCAAGATCAGAAAAGAAAATCCCACTCATTTAATAATAGTTGATGCATGTTTGATGGATTCTCATCCTGGAGATATGCAAATTGTTGATAAAGATAACTTTGCAAGCATCGGTATTTCAACTCATTCAATGTCTTTATCATTTTTTGTAAGATATCTTGAGAGAGACACTGAATTTAAAATAATTTTCGTTGGAATTGAACCTGAAACAATGGATTGGGGTGAAAATCCAACATTTGAAGTTAGAAAAGCAGCAGAAGAGTTTATAGAAATATTAAAAGGGATTATATTATGA
- a CDS encoding methyltransferase domain-containing protein — protein MKFKTTPYHHDLLKDHNRLAVFFQAINEYDSGTDLAYDLGCGSGVLSYFLSSKFSEIISLEIEQKTYNCAKENLEDFENIQVVNSNVLDYDFTKKADLIVCEMLDTALIDEEEIPVLNHAKKFLKKDGRIIPQGIINTVQLVNLEREYIHWDECANYEELSDEIVYSQFNFSDEINPKFIKELTLKANRSGLANGLKITTYTKLNDNLIAGPLPMLNPPLLIPLEKHKVKVNDFIHVELKYIMGKGIKTIETKYL, from the coding sequence ATGAAATTTAAAACCACCCCGTATCATCATGATCTGCTTAAAGATCATAATCGTTTAGCGGTTTTTTTCCAAGCTATAAACGAATATGATTCAGGCACTGATTTAGCATATGATTTAGGTTGCGGAAGTGGTGTTTTATCTTATTTTTTAAGTTCAAAATTTAGTGAAATAATATCACTTGAAATAGAACAGAAAACGTATAATTGTGCAAAAGAAAATTTAGAGGATTTTGAAAATATTCAGGTAGTCAATAGTAATGTTTTGGATTATGATTTTACAAAAAAAGCAGATTTAATAGTTTGTGAAATGTTAGATACAGCATTAATTGATGAAGAAGAAATCCCAGTTTTAAATCATGCTAAAAAATTCCTTAAAAAAGATGGAAGAATAATTCCTCAAGGAATAATCAATACTGTACAATTAGTTAATCTTGAGAGAGAGTATATTCACTGGGATGAATGTGCAAACTATGAAGAACTTTCCGATGAAATTGTTTACTCTCAATTTAACTTCTCAGATGAGATTAACCCTAAATTTATAAAAGAACTAACCTTAAAAGCAAATAGATCAGGTTTGGCAAATGGATTGAAAATTACCACCTACACAAAACTTAATGATAATCTTATTGCAGGACCCTTACCAATGCTCAACCCGCCGTTATTAATCCCTTTAGAAAAACATAAAGTAAAAGTAAATGACTTTATACATGTTGAACTAAAATATATTATGGGAAAAGGGATTAAGACTATTGAAACTAAATATTTGTAG
- the nikR gene encoding nickel-responsive transcriptional regulator NikR: MRISMSLPKKLLADFDEVLKERGYQSRSKGIRDALQDYIVRYQWMNSMEGERIGIITIIYDHHYTGVMESLADIQHNFRNEITTSMHIHMTDKYCMEIVVVNGDIVDIRDLTERIMRLKGVEHVKLTSTANGEDFKEPGYSHNHTHNH; the protein is encoded by the coding sequence ATGAGAATAAGTATGTCACTACCTAAGAAATTATTAGCTGATTTCGATGAAGTATTAAAAGAGAGAGGTTATCAATCTCGTTCAAAAGGAATCCGTGATGCACTTCAAGATTATATTGTAAGATATCAATGGATGAATTCCATGGAAGGAGAAAGAATAGGGATTATAACTATTATCTACGATCACCACTATACTGGTGTTATGGAAAGCTTGGCAGACATCCAGCATAATTTTAGAAATGAAATCACTACTAGTATGCATATTCATATGACTGATAAATATTGTATGGAGATTGTAGTTGTAAATGGAGATATTGTTGATATACGTGATTTGACTGAAAGGATAATGAGACTTAAAGGTGTGGAACACGTAAAACTTACAAGCACTGCTAATGGAGAAGATTTTAAAGAGCCAGGATATTCACACAATCATACTCACAATCATTAA
- a CDS encoding DUF2115 domain-containing protein: MKAESILIELKELSKNDKVKKSELMTILKKYARIISVQDLMMATAHMRKDGEYVQANYREKYLKVYIKYFIMRMKEVKEKEDYTDSTIDKKSFDDSFPMLKKTFEKERLSNNKKDKFPLIYVITALYTTFILEEPIHPVGSEFPGSLFVEKKGGKFLCPVKDNQKDNTNAICHLCLAEQTPEN; encoded by the coding sequence ATGAAAGCTGAAAGCATATTGATTGAACTTAAAGAATTATCTAAAAATGATAAAGTTAAAAAATCAGAATTAATGACAATTCTTAAAAAATACGCCCGTATTATCTCAGTTCAAGATTTAATGATGGCTACAGCACATATGAGAAAAGATGGTGAATATGTTCAGGCAAATTACCGTGAAAAATATCTGAAAGTATACATAAAATATTTTATCATGCGTATGAAAGAAGTCAAAGAAAAAGAAGATTACACCGATTCAACAATTGATAAAAAATCTTTTGATGATTCCTTTCCAATGCTTAAAAAAACTTTTGAAAAAGAAAGATTGTCAAATAACAAAAAAGATAAATTTCCATTAATTTATGTCATTACAGCATTGTACACAACTTTTATTTTAGAAGAGCCGATACATCCAGTTGGAAGTGAATTTCCCGGAAGTTTATTTGTTGAAAAAAAAGGGGGGAAATTTCTATGTCCCGTTAAAGATAATCAGAAAGACAATACCAATGCGATTTGTCATTTATGCCTTGCAGAACAAACACCTGAAAATTAA
- a CDS encoding TIGR00730 family Rossman fold protein, whose protein sequence is MNICLYGSGSRIIDTVYTNENYKLGCQLAKKGHTLVFGGGDTGVMGACVKGVHDNNGKSIGIAPTWIWEFEPLCEKCSELLYVDTMEERKQKFLEHSDAFIISPGGIGTLDEFFEIITLRKLKQHNKEIIVFNINHFYDKMLEMLDELSEKGFLYKQEEIFKVANTIEEIFDIL, encoded by the coding sequence ATGAATATTTGCTTATATGGATCTGGAAGTAGAATTATAGATACGGTTTACACCAATGAAAATTACAAATTAGGTTGTCAATTGGCTAAAAAAGGACATACTCTTGTTTTTGGTGGTGGAGACACAGGAGTGATGGGAGCATGTGTGAAAGGAGTTCATGACAATAATGGAAAATCGATTGGAATTGCTCCAACATGGATTTGGGAGTTTGAACCGTTATGTGAAAAATGCAGTGAACTCCTTTATGTTGACACAATGGAAGAGAGAAAACAAAAGTTTTTAGAACATTCTGATGCATTTATCATATCTCCTGGAGGAATTGGTACATTAGATGAATTTTTTGAAATAATAACCCTTCGTAAATTAAAACAACACAACAAAGAGATAATTGTATTCAATATTAATCATTTCTATGATAAAATGCTTGAAATGCTTGATGAACTGAGTGAAAAAGGATTTTTATACAAACAGGAAGAGATATTCAAAGTAGCTAATACCATTGAAGAAATATTCGATATATTATGA
- a CDS encoding AMP-binding protein, whose translation MLNITTFLDANSKRLDKNVLYNPTSGEKYTSGEILSIISEIGRNLKESGIEKGDRVLIYLNNSEKYLFSLFAIWRIGAIAIPTNRIFTTSELNYIVSDSKAKLMITDEKAKDMINITTYVPENISDFKKCDVLEAENTDWDDLCQLQYTSGTTGQPKGAMLTHGNYFTAIHNECDVLTLKQDDVYLGIYPMAHVGLSWSIAALRAAAYYILMEQFNIDEYLDLCKKEKVTVLTGMPPVIHSLTTMDKREELKTVREIISGGGPLHKKIWKDFHETYAVPIINAYGLSETIVIGTGTVIRPEDYREADRFESVGHPVCFSEVKIVDEHNSDKILPQYEQGEIALRGPAIAKGYWGNEEKTKSSFLEDGWFLTGDIGYLDEDNRLFITDRKKDMIVMSGWKIYPTEVEEVLIKYPEVKEIAIFSINDCHRGELPVAAVVWEGEADDEGLINFARENLSRYKVPRKIFALDELPRVNGWKLLRRELRKIFKE comes from the coding sequence ATGTTGAACATTACTACTTTTTTGGATGCAAACTCAAAAAGACTGGATAAAAATGTATTGTACAACCCCACAAGTGGTGAAAAATACACTTCAGGAGAAATATTATCAATAATTTCTGAAATTGGAAGGAATTTAAAAGAATCAGGAATCGAAAAAGGGGATCGTGTTTTAATTTACTTAAATAACTCAGAAAAATACTTGTTTTCATTATTTGCAATATGGAGAATTGGAGCTATTGCCATTCCAACAAATCGTATTTTCACCACTTCTGAACTTAACTATATTGTAAGTGACTCTAAAGCCAAATTAATGATTACTGATGAAAAAGCAAAGGATATGATTAATATAACAACATATGTTCCGGAAAACATAAGTGATTTTAAAAAATGTGATGTGCTTGAAGCGGAAAATACTGATTGGGATGATTTATGCCAATTGCAATACACTTCAGGCACTACTGGTCAACCTAAAGGTGCAATGTTAACTCATGGAAATTATTTTACTGCAATTCACAATGAATGTGACGTATTAACATTAAAACAAGATGATGTTTATTTGGGAATTTATCCGATGGCGCATGTTGGTCTTTCATGGTCAATAGCCGCTTTAAGAGCCGCAGCATATTACATTTTAATGGAACAATTTAACATTGACGAATACCTTGATTTATGCAAAAAAGAAAAAGTAACAGTTTTGACTGGAATGCCTCCTGTAATACACTCTTTAACTACAATGGACAAACGTGAAGAGTTAAAAACTGTTCGTGAAATCATCTCAGGTGGAGGGCCATTACATAAAAAGATCTGGAAAGATTTCCATGAAACTTATGCAGTACCAATTATAAATGCTTATGGATTATCTGAAACAATAGTAATAGGAACAGGAACTGTCATTAGGCCTGAAGATTATCGTGAAGCAGATAGATTTGAAAGTGTAGGTCATCCGGTTTGTTTTTCAGAAGTTAAAATTGTAGATGAACACAATAGTGATAAAATCCTTCCACAATATGAACAAGGGGAAATTGCACTTAGAGGTCCTGCAATTGCAAAAGGATACTGGGGAAATGAAGAAAAAACTAAATCCTCATTTTTAGAAGATGGATGGTTTTTAACTGGAGATATTGGATACCTTGATGAAGATAATCGTTTATTCATTACCGATCGTAAAAAAGATATGATTGTAATGAGCGGATGGAAAATTTATCCAACGGAAGTTGAAGAAGTATTAATTAAATATCCTGAAGTTAAAGAAATAGCTATTTTTAGCATAAATGATTGTCACAGAGGAGAACTCCCAGTAGCCGCTGTTGTATGGGAGGGGGAAGCTGATGATGAAGGTTTAATTAATTTTGCTCGTGAAAACTTATCCCGATATAAAGTTCCAAGAAAAATATTTGCACTTGACGAACTTCCAAGAGTGAATGGGTGGAAATTACTTAGAAGAGAATTAAGAAAAATATTTAAAGAGTAA
- the aksF gene encoding homoisocitrate dehydrogenase — protein sequence MYNIAVIGGDGIGQEVMSSCEYLLDKLDLEFSFKYGKAGFECFNKIGTTLPKETIKIANKSDAVLFGASTSTPGQPSPIINLRKALNVYANIRPIKSYKGVNCICDDIDFVIVRENTEGLYSQVEYGDENKMIAERHITRHASERISKVAFNLCIKREEKKVTCVHKSNVLKKTDGVFKESFYKIAEEYPQIKTEDCYVDAMAMYLVTQPQNFDVIVSSNLFGDILSDEGAGLVGGLGLAPSGNIGDHNGLFEPVHGSAPDIAGKNIANPCSMILSASMMLDYLGEWDISNNIKHAVEKVMSDCKIRTPDLGGDSSTMDVTKAIVKELT from the coding sequence ATGTATAACATAGCAGTAATTGGTGGAGATGGAATAGGTCAAGAAGTTATGAGCTCATGTGAATACTTGCTTGACAAATTAGATTTGGAATTCAGTTTCAAATATGGAAAAGCAGGTTTTGAGTGTTTTAACAAAATAGGAACAACATTGCCTAAAGAAACAATAAAAATAGCAAATAAAAGTGATGCGGTACTATTTGGAGCATCAACATCAACACCCGGACAACCGAGCCCTATTATAAACTTGAGAAAAGCATTAAACGTATATGCAAATATAAGACCTATAAAATCATACAAGGGTGTTAATTGCATATGCGACGATATTGATTTTGTTATTGTAAGAGAAAACACAGAAGGATTATATTCACAAGTGGAATACGGTGATGAGAATAAAATGATTGCTGAACGCCATATTACAAGACACGCTTCTGAGAGAATCTCAAAAGTAGCATTTAACTTATGTATCAAAAGGGAAGAGAAAAAGGTTACCTGTGTTCACAAAAGCAATGTGCTTAAAAAAACAGATGGCGTTTTTAAGGAATCCTTCTATAAAATAGCTGAAGAGTATCCGCAAATCAAAACTGAAGACTGCTATGTTGATGCAATGGCGATGTATTTGGTAACTCAACCTCAAAATTTTGACGTAATTGTTTCAAGTAACTTATTTGGAGATATATTGTCTGATGAAGGTGCAGGACTTGTTGGAGGACTAGGTCTAGCACCTTCTGGAAATATTGGAGATCATAATGGATTATTTGAACCAGTACATGGTTCCGCACCAGATATTGCAGGAAAAAATATAGCAAATCCATGTTCAATGATACTGTCTGCTTCCATGATGCTTGATTACTTAGGAGAATGGGACATATCAAATAACATAAAACATGCCGTTGAAAAAGTAATGTCAGACTGTAAAATTAGAACTCCTGATTTAGGTGGAGATTCTTCTACAATGGATGTAACAAAAGCAATTGTTAAGGAGCTGACATAA
- a CDS encoding HEAT repeat domain-containing protein, with protein MERSIDDLIQLLNDDDEFVIEDAMGELELRADEAVDPLIDALSSRKKQIRLNAAILLGAINNSKAIPALIETLNDNNKLVRREASTSLSRMGEPAVDPLIEILNDENWRIRGAAAWALGNLGNEKAIPALEKLLADESGFVRKGAQSAIESINK; from the coding sequence ATGGAAAGAAGTATTGACGATTTAATTCAATTATTAAATGATGATGACGAATTTGTTATTGAAGATGCAATGGGAGAATTAGAATTAAGAGCTGATGAAGCAGTTGACCCATTAATTGATGCATTATCCAGTAGAAAAAAACAAATTAGATTAAATGCAGCAATATTGCTTGGTGCAATTAATAATTCTAAAGCAATTCCTGCTTTAATTGAAACTTTAAACGATAACAATAAATTGGTTAGAAGAGAAGCATCAACTTCACTTTCAAGAATGGGCGAACCGGCTGTTGATCCGTTAATTGAAATATTAAATGATGAAAATTGGAGAATAAGAGGAGCAGCTGCTTGGGCACTTGGAAACTTAGGCAATGAAAAAGCTATTCCTGCACTTGAAAAATTACTTGCTGATGAAAGTGGTTTTGTAAGGAAAGGAGCACAAAGTGCGATTGAATCAATAAATAAATAA
- a CDS encoding methyltransferase, with translation MIFYTAWYFSTIYLLGMFAIYLKFPKESWKRFFGGSKSDYTKDNNKVINSLKFSIITLSWWGIIIYSFFVPVDYESSLFYLGAFIFILNMIIYEISLFNYASTPVGKPVQKGVYKISRNPQYISDFFIWIGVGIMCSSYLIIILKIIGCVIQHWTIVEEEHFCLEKYGEEYKEYLDRTPRYLFF, from the coding sequence ATGATTTTTTATACTGCATGGTACTTTAGCACCATATATCTCTTAGGAATGTTTGCAATCTACTTAAAATTTCCTAAAGAGTCCTGGAAACGCTTTTTTGGAGGATCAAAATCAGATTATACAAAAGATAATAATAAGGTTATTAATTCCCTCAAATTTTCAATAATAACCTTATCATGGTGGGGGATAATAATTTATTCATTTTTTGTCCCTGTGGATTATGAATCCTCATTGTTTTATTTAGGTGCATTTATTTTCATATTAAATATGATAATCTATGAAATTTCTTTATTTAATTATGCAAGCACTCCTGTGGGCAAACCTGTTCAAAAAGGAGTTTATAAAATATCAAGAAATCCTCAGTATATTAGTGATTTTTTCATATGGATAGGTGTTGGTATTATGTGTTCTTCATATTTAATAATAATACTTAAAATAATCGGATGCGTAATACAGCATTGGACTATTGTTGAAGAGGAGCATTTTTGTTTGGAAAAATACGGTGAAGAATATAAAGAATATCTTGATAGAACACCAAGATATTTATTCTTTTAG
- a CDS encoding ECF transporter S component, whose product MNKNKKWSTHDIMITAMLSIALGVLYIPLTYFAGWSTNFPFLDIYLTGTYYFPIVMVGYLIRKKGSALFAAVIIFLIQIPFTPYGVLMLYFALLLGLPIEIMFIIKKYNNLKLWYIMLIGGIVGILGSINRYFVIGLGVVSIPLLIYYFTISFVCGSIWGGALAKFLSDKILKTGVLHKIGRKNDFLYCMVL is encoded by the coding sequence ATGAATAAAAATAAAAAGTGGTCAACACATGATATAATGATAACAGCAATGTTATCTATTGCATTGGGTGTTTTATACATTCCATTAACTTATTTTGCAGGATGGTCAACGAATTTTCCATTTTTAGACATATATTTAACTGGAACATATTATTTTCCCATAGTTATGGTGGGATATTTAATTAGAAAAAAAGGATCTGCACTTTTTGCAGCAGTCATAATATTTTTAATCCAAATACCATTCACGCCATATGGAGTTTTAATGCTTTATTTTGCATTATTGCTAGGTTTACCTATTGAAATAATGTTTATCATAAAAAAATACAATAATCTAAAATTATGGTATATTATGTTAATTGGGGGAATAGTAGGTATTTTAGGATCTATTAATCGTTATTTTGTAATCGGTCTGGGAGTTGTATCGATTCCTCTTCTCATATACTATTTCACCATTTCTTTTGTCTGTGGTTCAATTTGGGGAGGAGCTCTTGCTAAATTTTTAAGTGATAAAATTTTAAAAACAGGAGTACTTCATAAAATTGGGAGGAAGAATGATTTTTTATACTGCATGGTACTTTAG
- a CDS encoding TetR/AcrR family transcriptional regulator gives MTDFIRKTSEERIKEILDAALKVFLKKGYSNTTMEDIINETSLSKGGFYYYFNNKEDIFLMILEEDTKNNIDFINNLNLKGSNKEILDSFVFNVLEIINNVQEKNKIYPMFLLEAMSNPKFKEFSSKTQKKYLDIIVDKLYLSLFEVDKAILKKKISFLSDIFHSIKLYSTIFNKNESFEENNKLLQEFFQLSILSEFY, from the coding sequence TTGACAGATTTTATTAGAAAAACCTCTGAAGAAAGAATTAAAGAGATATTGGATGCAGCTCTTAAAGTTTTTTTAAAAAAAGGATATTCAAACACTACAATGGAGGATATTATTAATGAAACTTCTCTTTCTAAAGGAGGATTTTATTATTATTTTAATAATAAAGAAGATATTTTTTTAATGATTCTTGAAGAGGATACTAAAAATAACATTGATTTTATTAATAATTTAAATTTAAAAGGATCGAATAAGGAAATTTTAGATTCATTTGTATTTAACGTTTTAGAGATTATTAATAATGTTCAAGAAAAAAATAAGATATATCCAATGTTTTTACTAGAGGCTATGTCCAATCCTAAATTTAAAGAATTTTCTTCAAAAACTCAAAAAAAATATTTGGACATTATAGTTGATAAGTTGTATTTGTCATTATTTGAGGTTGACAAAGCAATCCTTAAGAAAAAAATCAGCTTTTTATCTGATATTTTTCATTCAATAAAGTTATATTCAACAATTTTTAATAAAAATGAGTCTTTTGAAGAGAACAATAAATTACTTCAAGAATTTTTTCAATTAAGTATTCTTTCAGAATTTTATTAA
- the argB gene encoding acetylglutamate kinase, whose protein sequence is MKDIDVLIEALPYIKKFHDKKILIKYGGHAMVDDEAKSSTARDTVLLKYVGMKPLIVHGGGPEISRSMDKLGKEPKFIKGLRITDEETMEIIEMVLVGKISTEIVSELIKHDGDAISLSGKDSSLIYAHKKGASKIDEEIIDLGLVGEVDEVNSKLLEMFLDNDYIPVISPVGIAKDGTSLNLNADTAAGEVASAVNAEKLIILTDVPGVLRDPNDPSSLIRKIKISEVPDLIEKGVISGGMIPKVETCVKAIENGVKSCHIIDGRKKHSLLLEIFTTNGIGTMIF, encoded by the coding sequence ATGAAGGACATTGATGTTTTAATCGAAGCTTTACCTTATATTAAAAAATTTCATGATAAAAAAATTTTAATCAAATATGGCGGACATGCAATGGTAGATGATGAAGCAAAGTCCTCCACAGCTCGCGATACTGTTTTACTTAAATATGTTGGAATGAAACCATTAATTGTGCATGGCGGAGGTCCAGAAATCTCAAGATCCATGGATAAATTAGGAAAAGAACCAAAATTCATCAAAGGATTAAGAATAACTGATGAAGAAACCATGGAAATTATTGAAATGGTGTTAGTTGGAAAAATTTCAACAGAAATTGTATCTGAACTTATTAAACATGATGGTGATGCAATTAGTTTATCTGGAAAAGATTCAAGTTTAATATATGCTCATAAGAAAGGAGCCAGTAAAATAGATGAAGAAATTATTGATTTAGGTCTTGTTGGGGAAGTAGATGAAGTTAACTCTAAATTGCTTGAAATGTTTTTAGATAATGATTATATTCCTGTAATTTCTCCTGTGGGCATTGCAAAAGATGGAACAAGCCTTAATTTAAATGCAGATACTGCAGCAGGCGAAGTCGCAAGTGCAGTTAATGCTGAAAAGTTGATTATTTTAACTGATGTTCCAGGGGTTTTAAGAGATCCTAATGACCCATCTTCATTAATTAGAAAAATTAAAATTTCAGAAGTTCCGGATTTAATTGAAAAGGGAGTTATTAGTGGTGGGATGATTCCAAAAGTAGAAACTTGTGTAAAAGCTATTGAAAATGGCGTCAAATCTTGCCATATTATTGATGGACGAAAAAAACACTCTTTACTTTTAGAAATATTCACGACAAATGGTATAGGAACCATGATTTTTTAG